The Stigmatopora nigra isolate UIUO_SnigA chromosome 23, RoL_Snig_1.1, whole genome shotgun sequence genome includes the window cttacgaacaaatggtacatatgaacatgtctgcaaatttatgatgaaaagaaagaagaaaactatGCAATCGACATttgatagcttctttcggccagtttctagtaaatctccaTCTCtcaaatgtatgtatacagtactgtatgtattctctccattttattttaaatgttttttttcactacaaaccaatgctggttacttatacaagccttaaacatacaaatgcacttcaATATACTtctataggccttaaacatcaattataatacaaaatatagcactgaatcaacttcaatttgaacaatttttaacttatgaacactttcaacttatgaacaagcactcAGAACTTaacttgttcgtaagtaggggaatTGAAAGATAATTTTatggtggttttttttttattattttgattttttattccAGTCCAAACAAAGAAGCGAGCTCATTCCTTCCCATTCTTCATTCAATCGCTGCTTGTGTTTGACTAGCACAGCCTATGCCATTGttctgtttatatatatttatacggTCAATCTGCGTGAAAATGAAGAAGTGACATAAAGTCAATCTCAGAtatctgttaaatatgcagatgctatcttagtttacaacatcttccatcatatagctcctcccccactgcaagattttatccaaaaaatccaaaacatcaacaatggctggctctagaggtgactgtaaagtagtagtGAGTGtctttcatacctggaagtcaatagcaattaccgtattttcaccactataaggcgcacttaaaagtcttaaattttctccaaaatagacagcgcgccttataatacagtgtgccttatatatggaaaaatgtcattcatttgagggtgcgccttataatgcggtgcgccttatcgtcgtgaaaatacggtacataattTGTTACCGCTAAGCTGAGGTAGCAGCGCAACAGATATTGGCCAGTGAAGTTTATGGCAAAGTGAATAGGAAGTACGGAATGATTTCAAACACACCCTGTTTTCCCTTTTACTTCCTACAGTACGCCACGGCACCGTACGCCACCACGCCCACCACGGCTACCAAAGCGGCGCCTCCGCACAGCAGCACGGGCAACCCCGGTTCGAGATTTTCCTGGCCGACGGGCGGCGATTCAAAGGAGGATGGCGGGAGGAGGCTGGGCATGGCGTCCATGGCGTCCTCGCCGGTTGTGGCAGAGGGCGTCGGCGTGGAGGTGGTGGAAGGGGGCTCCACCCGGAAGACGGGTAGTGGCGGCGTTTGCACAAACTCGTCAGTCTCGGGAATCTGAAGGTCCAAAATGCTGGTTTGAAGCTCCTCATCTTCTTCTTGCATCACGTCGGAGTTGGACCAGTGGTTTGCCGACGCCCCCTCATCGCTGTCGTCCAGGCTTTTGGTATCCTCGGGGTCTACGTCGCCCATGGTGGACCAGGACTCTGCCAGCAGGCTCTCGCTCTGCCAGGGTCCGGGGCTAAGGGACGGGGTGGTGTCCACGGTCCCCCCGCCAGACTCGACTGGGACGTTCTTCTCCAGAATGAAGGATGGCGCCTGTGGGGATAACACTGAATCATATTTGGAAGTATGTagcgtattttcatgactatttggcgcatggtatttttagccgcagtgtcaataacgagtgctatttctgtattttacacacagaaAGGATGCACCGGTTTTTTTaggcgcagccaggcatggcatatatatatagatacgtggccggacgtttggtcgccggtcttttggtcgccagtcaaaggtacttcgatattaaacagtacttagataataaacagtactcctatattaaacagtatttagatgttaaacagtatttagatgttaaacagtacttcgatgttaaacagtacttagatattagacagtacttagatactaaaacATTTTCCAGCGTGCCTGCGAGTCACGCGAAGGTGACCCTCTTCACCCCGCGTGACTCCACTGTGGAAAGTATTTCTCGGCCAGCCGAGCCCAGAATAGAAATGTTTAGCTCTTGTTGGAAACATGttgcttgcatttttttgctctgCATCGTagcaaaataaacatatttcaaaATCGATCAGTAGCTATTAGTATAGTAGCTATTAGTATTGGTATTGCTGGTTAAGTAAGCACAAGGCCAATTGGGTTCAATTTCCATTGGCTGTTCACGTGCACACATTAATCCTTGTTGCTGATCCTGGCTTAACTTGCCTTTAATTAGATTCGCAACCTGTATATAGACACATGTCCAACATATTTTCATCATTACATATTGTATTGAAAACATGGTTTCCTTCCAATATTACCATCTACCTTTCACTTGCATTGACATGACCTTTAGTGACCTTTCTTCCTATGTTTTCTTCAAATTAATTGCACTTTGCAGGAAGGCCAACAATGGAGGCCAGAAACTTTTCTACGTGCAAAGAGAAAACTGAGCATACCTCTGTGCGTTTAGCGAGCTGCTTGCCAACGAGTATTCCCGGATAGCGGCGTAAATTACGAAACAAAGTCACAGGAGGCGTGTGACAGGCGGCCAGACATGCACGCTTGATTTCTGCTGTCCAAGTATATATCTCACCCAATGCACAGTGTCACTTgctctctttctcgctctccctcccttccttcaAAATCCATGATCTCACACTTGGATCTGCCATGGGGGGTTTGCAGGTGAGaacaaatgttttaatttggtAATCAGATTTAATCCTTGAATGGAAACAATGCAAATTTCGGGTTGTGGACTCATAGGTTGTCAAAACAGGGTGAATAAGTaactttaaaatgtactttgtgttattttgatcatttattaCTAAAGCATGTGCCATTTTAGAGTGTTAATGTATGCCTATTTGATTTAACAACATCCCAGGAGATGTTTAATATAACTATGGAAATATAATTTCCAGTTTTACGACGAGATTTGAACGCCGCTTTCCATTTTCTGTCTGATTGGCttagaaaaaaaggaagtaaACATCATGTGACCGGGCAGTCAGCTGACATTGTGCTGCACCATAGACTGCTCGACGAGTCACGATCGCCTGGATTAACTCATTCATCGTCATCTGGACATTTTGCAGgtgaatataaatattaattttgatGTCGTGCTATTCCAAAGCGACCATTGTGTTGAAATGTTGCGTTTTGTAGAGGTCTGATTACCGTTTTTTGTGATTGAATGACAGGGCCGACGTAAGACGCAGCAGGAGTCACAATGGCGCTCAGCGATGCCGACGTTCAGAAGCAGGTAACAATTTTTGCCCCCCTtacaaatatgaaaaacaataacGCCTGTTAGAACCGACACTGTTATGAATCGTgtctttttcatatatttatcaCAGATATCCACACTGCTCAATGACATTGAGATAGTTGCTGGAGGTTAATGCTAAACTGAATGGAGGAATAATAACATATTGAtatttgacattattttatataaaatattggACTTTTAAAATGGCAAAGTGCATTTTTGAACGATATTGCTCATTGATCACATGGTAATCACATGACAAGGCCTGGATATGAAACTGTAGTGTATGGACCAAATGGAAAAGGATTTTTTATCTCCAACTGATGTCATAATGATGATGTCTGATCGCTTCTTAAGTTAAAATAGGACGTCTAACGCCGTCAATGGTAGGTGATGATTTAGAAATGAACAAATCCTCTCCTCTCCACAGATCAAGCACATGATGGCCTTCATTGAGCAGGAGGCCAATGAGAAGGCGGAGGAGATTGACGCTAAAGTATGAGTATGCACCAATGGCCATGAGGAGGCATTATATTACAAATAGCCTTGTTTCCCCATCTTTCCTCCAGGCTGAGGAGGAATTCAACATCGAGAAGGGTCGCCTAGTGCAGACGCAGCGTTTGAAGATCATGGAGTACTACGAGAAGAAGGAGAAGCAGATTGAGCAGCAGAAGAAAATGTGTGTACCGACCCCTGTGTTCGGGTTTTGTTGTCGCGTGCAACACAATGGCGTCCCTAATGTGAGACGGTGTGTTTGTCATTTGTCTTCTGAACAGTCAAATGTCCAACCTGATGAACCAGGCCCGCCTCAAGGTCCTCAAAGCGCGCGATGACATGATTTCCGTAAGTCACGTGCTTGGCCTCAAACATGGAATGAGGTCTTAATTAGATACTTTGGTTTTCAGGACATGCTCAATGAAGCCCGGCAACGATTGGCTAACGTGGCGCGAGAGCCTCAAAGGTACGCGGCGCTGATTGACGGCTTGATCCTTCAGGTGGGTTACCACAATTCAAGCTTCCATTACCGAAACCACGAATTATCAATAGTGATGACAACagtaaatgacacattttttcagGGTTTCTATCAACTGCTAGAGCCCAAAGTGACCATTCGCTGTCGTAAGCAAGACTTACAATTGGTCCAGGTGAGTCTGTCCACatgctttgtctttccaaaaaAACCATTTGATTACCTTTTTACTTTTAGGCGTCCATCCAGAGGAACATTCCCGTCTACAAGGCGGCCGTGAAAAACAACCTGGAGGTCCGCATCGATCAGGACAACTTCTTGTCACCCGACATGTAAGATTTGTTAAGTCtacagcaggggtgggcaaagttttcagcccgggggggtacattgactttaaaaatttgacagatgggccgggtcagtacaagatatgatacatataaaaaagggcatccgttaacagtacatatgaaatataaacagaagaaaaggattcaagtattaacatactcatcactcatcattaaagtaaaaagtacaaaggaatgtattaagaaatattaaaatatcatttaaaaaatagatagaggggctgtaaaacacaaaaaacaaagcttgtctgcagtaatccctcaattatcgcatcttcacttatcgcgaattcactactttgcgattttttatgctattaattttctttaaaaatacataatattcttattattattttaagttcctaaaaatgaaaaaatccatgctgaaaccactcttactactactaggACTCCccactgaagaagaaaaaaaattgtaataggGGTAAccttactttgcaatttttcaattatcacagCCTTGtctctggtctacattaaccacaatatttttttgtcatatttcacAACTAAATGATGGGACAGCTCCGGAGGTATCGAAATCTACAACGGTGACGGCAAGATTAAAGTGGCCAACACTCTGGAAAGCAGATTGGACCTCCTGGCTCAGCAGGTAACAATGATATGAGGTTgtggaataaatacataaaaatggtcGTGATCCAATTACAAAAGGTGCATAATGACATTTCCCAGTAAATGAcattaataaaaaacataaatcaacGTTCACCAAAATGCCCTTCTGTCTTTAAGACTGCACTAAACAGTCTCCGTAAGCATCCAATAACATTTATCACGGATACTTTAATTGACTTAGCAATTGTCCAATCGGCCTTTCACATGACCTCAACTTGGCTaataaaaatggacataaatacaaataaataacatgcgtgatctcatttaaattcacattgCGACTCACAAACAAAAGTCATGTGTTGTTagatacagacgctcccctacttacggaCGAGTTAGGTTCTgaatgcttgttcataagttgaaagtgttcataagttgaaagtgttcataagttgaaagtgttcataagttgaaagtgttcataagttgaaagtgttcataagttgaaagtgttcataagttgaaagtgttcataagttgaaattgttcaaattgaagttgattcagtgctatattttgtattataattgatgtttaaggcctatagaagtatattgaaggtttatatcagtgcatttgtatgtttaaggcttttataagtaaccagcattagtttgtactgaaaagaacatttaaaataactaaCTCTTAGCATTTCAACTCAAACAATTCCACCCCTCCTTATTTTGTATCACATGATCATGTGATATTGATCGTTTCCATCGCCGCTCCAAAACAATCAATCTTTTGTATGCTTATCTGCGCCCTTAATTAGCTATTTTTTTCCGCGCAGATGATGCCCGACGTCCGAGTGGCCCTTTTCGGCGCCAACCCCAACCGCAAGTTTATGGACTGAGAAGCCCCGCTCTTTCCTTTCCAAATCCTTTCCATTCTCTTGTTTCAGGTCACGTTCCCGCGTAAAAAAGTGGGACCTTTTGTCaccattattaatattattgtcGTGTATATGTGTGACACTTTGCCGACGTTTTGCGAACTGGAAGAGTGCCAGCTACTGGATTGTGACCAAGTAAGTCGAGCTATTCATTAATGACTCTTCCAGAGTGGATGTGCTGTCTGTATATTTCCTGACTAAATTATGTGTGTTTGAACATGTGATGTGCAGTCcaacataataaatattatGAATGGTGGTACACATCATGCGTCTCCTTAAAGCGCACACTGTTAGGTTAGGTCAGactaaactacggcccgtgggccacatatggctcgttaggctttttaatccggcccaccgacgttgtccaaatgtttttttttcttcccaaaatggtgccatcacgtggaagccagttatttattattacttttactttattttctccttcacttttactttattttctactttactttgtactttttactttactttgtacttttactttactttgcactttataccttttactttactttgtactttttactttactttgtagtactttttactttactttgtagttctttataccttttactttactttgtagtactttatactttttaactttactttgtagtactttgtagtactttttactttactttgtagtactttatactttttactttactttgtagtactttatattttttactttactttgtagtactttatacttttcactttcatgatgagtatgttaatactttagtctttttttctgtttatgtttcacatgtactgttaacggatgcacttttttatatgtattttatcttgtgctgacccggcccatctgtcacatttttaaagtcaatgtgcggGGTTAGGTT containing:
- the LOC144181142 gene encoding uncharacterized protein LOC144181142, whose product is MGDVDPEDTKSLDDSDEGASANHWSNSDVMQEEDEELQTSILDLQIPETDEFVQTPPLPVFRVEPPSTTSTPTPSATTGEDAMDAMPSLLPPSSFESPPVGQENLEPGLPVLLCGGAALVAVVGVVAYGAVAYCRK
- the atp6v1e1b gene encoding V-type proton ATPase subunit E 1, with protein sequence MALSDADVQKQIKHMMAFIEQEANEKAEEIDAKAEEEFNIEKGRLVQTQRLKIMEYYEKKEKQIEQQKKIQMSNLMNQARLKVLKARDDMISDMLNEARQRLANVAREPQRYAALIDGLILQGFYQLLEPKVTIRCRKQDLQLVQASIQRNIPVYKAAVKNNLEVRIDQDNFLSPDISGGIEIYNGDGKIKVANTLESRLDLLAQQMMPDVRVALFGANPNRKFMD